One window of the Chitinimonas sp. BJYL2 genome contains the following:
- a CDS encoding L-threonylcarbamoyladenylate synthase, whose protein sequence is MRTISTDLDRALTLLQGGELVAIPTETVYGLAADARQPDAVAKIFALKGRPADHPVIVHIAGKDQLQDWARDIPDTAWRLAEAFWPGSLTLILHRQPGVSDAVTGGQDTVGLRAPAHPLTHALLERFQGGLAAPSANQFGHVSPTTAAHVYSEFGDRVPLILDGGPCQVGVESTIVGLTGDTPSLLRPGGVPREAIEDLLGLRLEHHEKPSTAQVRVSGLLDSHYAPRTPLLTGPLAAIAVEAARRGDAGERVAVLHHSPTHKLAGSSEDHAMPGEPEAYARDLYATLRDFDGGRFDVLLLETPPQSAAWLAVNDRVKRATSQWLG, encoded by the coding sequence ATGCGCACAATCTCCACTGATCTCGACCGGGCCCTGACCCTGCTGCAAGGGGGCGAGCTGGTCGCCATTCCGACCGAGACCGTCTACGGCCTCGCTGCCGACGCTCGCCAGCCCGATGCCGTCGCCAAAATCTTTGCCCTGAAGGGTCGGCCGGCCGATCACCCGGTCATCGTCCACATTGCGGGTAAAGATCAATTGCAGGACTGGGCGCGTGACATTCCCGACACAGCCTGGCGGCTGGCCGAGGCCTTCTGGCCAGGTTCGTTGACGCTGATCCTGCATCGCCAGCCCGGCGTGTCCGATGCCGTCACTGGCGGGCAGGATACAGTGGGCCTGCGCGCGCCGGCCCACCCGCTGACACATGCCCTGCTCGAACGCTTCCAGGGCGGCCTCGCCGCACCGTCGGCCAACCAGTTCGGCCATGTCAGCCCCACCACGGCAGCCCATGTGTATAGCGAATTCGGTGATCGGGTGCCGTTGATACTGGATGGCGGACCTTGCCAGGTGGGCGTGGAGTCCACCATCGTCGGCCTCACGGGCGATACCCCTTCCCTGCTGCGCCCCGGTGGTGTGCCACGCGAGGCGATTGAAGATTTGCTGGGATTGCGGCTCGAACATCACGAAAAGCCATCCACTGCCCAAGTGCGCGTCTCGGGTCTGCTCGATTCGCACTACGCGCCCCGTACGCCCCTGCTGACCGGTCCGCTCGCGGCCATCGCCGTGGAGGCTGCCCGCCGTGGCGATGCCGGCGAGCGCGTTGCTGTGCTGCACCACTCGCCCACGCACAAGCTGGCCGGCAGCAGCGAAGACCACGCCATGCCGGGCGAACCCGAGGCCTATGCGCGTGATCTGTATGCCACCTTGCGGGATTTTGATGGTGGCCGCTTTGATGTGCTGTTGCTCGAAACACCGCCGCAATCGGCCGCCTGGCTGGCGGTGAACGACCGGGTCAAGCGTGCAACCAGCCAGTGGCTGGGCTAG
- a CDS encoding glycosyl hydrolase family 18 protein: MTKQHTPFQRLALKTLTASLATAGVLYAPAAMAATCAAPWAEGNTYTANAASSYQAKNYRALVTHTAYVGTNWNPAATPTLWSYVEDCSATPTPTPTPTPTPTPTPTPTPTPTPTPTPTPTPTPVTCYAAWVSSTAYTGGQRVTYSGRNYEAQWWTQGEVPSSNVGSGKPWKDLGVCSTPTPTPTPTPTPTPTPTPTPTPTPTPTPTPTPTPTPTPTPTPTPTPTPTPTPTGKQVGSYFAQWGIYGRNYQVKNIDTSGSAAKMTFLNYAFGNIYQKNGGYECDIQMRAESGNGDGGDNFADYGKSFGADASVDGIADKWDNPLRGNFGQLKRLKAKYPNLKLFISLGGWSWSKWFSAAAATDAGRKQLVSSCINVYLKGNLPVVDGAGGTGAAAGLFDGIDIDWEFPGVQGIGYNTVSPADKQNNTLLLKEFRTQLDAYGAQTGKRYLLTVAIGMGKDKIDMSEPGEYSKSLDWINMMTYDFNGGWDATGLTNFHSHLYNDPAGPQGGLKPTYNIDSGVNQLLNAGVPASKLVVGIPFYGRGWTGVPNVNNGLYQSATAAARGTYEAGIEDYKVLKNAPGTVYTNPVTKQSWKYDGTNFWSYDTPANIQTKIDYVKAKGLGGMFSWALDGDTADGELMNAMSAVKQ, from the coding sequence ATGACCAAGCAACACACGCCCTTTCAGCGCCTTGCGCTGAAGACCCTGACTGCCAGCCTGGCGACCGCCGGTGTGCTGTATGCCCCTGCTGCGATGGCAGCCACTTGCGCCGCGCCTTGGGCGGAGGGCAATACCTATACCGCCAATGCGGCCTCGTCGTATCAGGCCAAGAACTACCGTGCCCTGGTAACCCACACTGCCTACGTGGGTACCAACTGGAACCCTGCTGCCACGCCAACGCTGTGGAGCTATGTCGAGGATTGCTCGGCCACGCCGACTCCAACACCGACGCCCACACCGACGCCCACGCCTACACCCACGCCTACACCCACGCCAACTCCGACCCCGACCCCGACCCCGACCCCCACGCCGGTGACGTGCTACGCCGCCTGGGTATCAAGCACGGCTTACACCGGTGGTCAGCGCGTGACGTATAGCGGCCGCAACTATGAGGCGCAGTGGTGGACGCAGGGCGAAGTGCCGTCGTCGAATGTGGGCTCGGGCAAGCCGTGGAAGGATCTGGGTGTCTGCAGCACGCCGACGCCGACCCCGACCCCGACCCCGACCCCGACCCCGACCCCGACCCCGACCCCGACCCCGACCCCGACACCCACGCCAACGCCAACGCCAACGCCGACCCCGACCCCGACCCCGACCCCGACCCCGACCCCGACCCCGACCCCGACCCCCACGGGCAAGCAGGTTGGCTCCTACTTCGCGCAGTGGGGTATCTACGGCCGCAACTATCAGGTGAAGAACATCGACACCTCGGGCTCGGCCGCCAAGATGACCTTCCTCAACTACGCCTTCGGCAACATCTACCAGAAGAACGGTGGCTACGAGTGCGACATCCAGATGCGCGCAGAGAGCGGTAACGGCGACGGGGGCGACAACTTTGCGGATTACGGCAAGTCCTTCGGTGCCGATGCTTCCGTGGATGGCATCGCCGACAAGTGGGACAACCCGCTGCGTGGCAATTTCGGCCAGCTCAAGCGCCTGAAGGCCAAGTATCCGAACCTCAAGCTGTTCATCTCCTTGGGTGGCTGGAGCTGGTCCAAGTGGTTCTCGGCAGCAGCCGCAACCGATGCTGGTCGTAAGCAGCTGGTCAGCAGCTGTATCAATGTTTACTTGAAGGGCAACCTGCCGGTGGTGGATGGTGCGGGTGGCACGGGTGCGGCAGCAGGCCTGTTTGACGGTATTGATATCGACTGGGAGTTCCCGGGCGTGCAGGGCATTGGTTACAACACCGTGAGCCCGGCCGACAAGCAGAACAACACCCTGTTGCTGAAGGAGTTCCGTACCCAGCTGGATGCCTACGGCGCGCAGACCGGCAAGCGCTATCTGCTGACCGTGGCCATTGGCATGGGCAAGGACAAGATCGACATGTCCGAACCGGGCGAGTACAGCAAGTCGCTCGACTGGATCAACATGATGACCTACGACTTCAACGGTGGCTGGGACGCAACCGGTCTCACCAACTTCCACTCGCATCTCTACAACGACCCGGCCGGTCCGCAAGGCGGCCTCAAGCCCACCTACAACATCGACAGCGGCGTGAACCAGCTGCTCAATGCGGGTGTGCCTGCCAGCAAGCTCGTGGTGGGTATCCCGTTCTATGGCCGTGGCTGGACGGGCGTGCCTAACGTCAACAACGGGCTGTATCAGTCCGCCACGGCAGCAGCACGCGGCACCTACGAAGCCGGTATCGAGGACTACAAGGTGCTGAAGAACGCACCGGGCACCGTGTACACCAACCCGGTGACCAAGCAGTCCTGGAAGTACGACGGCACCAACTTCTGGTCCTACGACACGCCGGCCAACATCCAGACCAAGATCGATTACGTCAAGGCCAAGGGTCTGGGCGGCATGTTCAGCTGGGCGCTGGATGGCGATACCGCCGACGGTGAGCTCATGAACGCGATGAGCGCCGTCAAGCAATAA
- a CDS encoding TetR/AcrR family transcriptional regulator, producing MDAPATRWQRRKSARPHEIINAALHLFIAKGFAATRLDDVAREAGVTKSTVYLYFENKEDLFKAVVRETLVANLAFAESLVAEHQGSAASLLQCLLDAWAERMETLPATGIARLMIAESANFPELARFYMDEVVVRTRLLYQGVLQRGVASGEFRELDLMEATRVTIAPLLLMKLWSQSFADCDPEPADLRALARFHFDMLIRGLRADTTC from the coding sequence ATGGACGCTCCCGCCACCCGCTGGCAGCGCCGCAAGAGCGCTCGCCCTCACGAGATCATCAATGCCGCACTGCATCTGTTCATTGCCAAGGGTTTTGCTGCCACCCGGCTGGACGACGTAGCCCGCGAAGCCGGCGTCACCAAGAGCACGGTATATCTGTACTTCGAGAACAAGGAAGACCTGTTCAAAGCCGTGGTACGCGAGACTCTGGTGGCGAATCTCGCGTTCGCTGAATCCCTGGTCGCCGAGCACCAGGGCAGTGCAGCCTCGCTGCTGCAATGTTTGCTGGACGCCTGGGCCGAGCGGATGGAGACCCTGCCCGCCACAGGGATTGCACGACTGATGATTGCGGAATCCGCCAATTTTCCGGAGCTGGCCCGCTTTTACATGGACGAAGTGGTGGTGCGTACCCGCCTGCTGTACCAAGGGGTACTGCAGCGCGGTGTCGCTTCGGGCGAGTTTCGGGAGCTGGATCTGATGGAGGCCACGCGCGTGACCATTGCACCCTTGCTGCTGATGAAGCTCTGGTCACAGAGTTTTGCTGATTGCGACCCGGAACCTGCCGATCTGCGGGCATTGGCGCGTTTTCATTTCGATATGCTGATACGCGGACTGCGTGCCGATACGACCTGCTGA
- a CDS encoding GGDEF domain-containing protein — MSAENGRADFETRLSTAEQLAQTGDPKGMVALDGLLAETSGSAAAERRLRVQDARCWRLAVTDPTAAGKLLDEVLADAAHPRFAMQMARLLACRGYVAERTGKADAALADYETAVATARRLDDRPLLARVLALRGEQYGARGRYADAITDLKAAYELALALDASAKQSYALNALANLYADRNVRDYDQALVYYRLLLKAHEANQDHTNQAATRFNIASTLESQGKLEEALAEFRHALALDRVRGLPEDIAFDERAVGIVLSKLGRHEEALKLLDQALATYERSATRDPDARESVAMVRLSRGVAYRRAGQFARALADIDVARQFYLSTGNLRFLETIHAEHALALAGAGDWRGAFAARGDYIDVYKQLQTRLLDERTARLRVQFQTEQTQRESQALARANAAQQRELVASRQAHRWQLTVIALSLVVIALLGWTVFRQIATSRRLRDMALMDELTRLPNRRHFLAMAEATWSRAQRNDEPLTVAGIDIDHFKRVNDTWGHAAGDLVLQRTAHALRTALRPGDTVGRLGGEEFCVLMPRTGLHAAAMAAERLRLAVGAIDCSDIAPGLSLSISLGLAEREPGVSRLASLLQRADEALYRAKANGRNRIELAQPAELASAAPAAGWLSEGA; from the coding sequence ATGTCCGCAGAAAACGGGCGGGCAGACTTCGAGACCCGGCTGTCCACTGCCGAGCAGCTTGCACAAACGGGTGATCCGAAGGGGATGGTGGCGCTGGATGGCTTGCTGGCCGAGACCAGTGGATCGGCTGCGGCAGAGCGTCGGCTAAGGGTCCAGGACGCGCGTTGCTGGCGGTTGGCGGTGACGGACCCGACGGCGGCAGGCAAGCTGCTGGATGAAGTGCTTGCCGATGCCGCCCACCCGCGTTTTGCCATGCAGATGGCGCGTTTGCTGGCGTGCAGAGGCTACGTGGCCGAACGCACGGGGAAGGCCGATGCTGCGTTGGCGGATTACGAGACCGCGGTGGCGACAGCACGGCGACTGGACGACCGACCCCTGCTTGCGCGTGTGCTGGCCCTGCGCGGTGAGCAATACGGCGCGCGGGGCCGCTATGCGGATGCGATCACGGATCTGAAAGCCGCCTATGAGCTGGCGCTGGCACTGGACGCCTCCGCCAAGCAAAGCTATGCACTCAATGCGCTGGCCAATCTGTATGCCGATCGCAATGTGCGCGATTACGACCAGGCGCTGGTTTACTACCGGCTGCTGCTCAAGGCGCATGAGGCCAATCAGGACCACACCAATCAGGCTGCCACCCGCTTCAATATCGCCAGTACGCTGGAGAGCCAGGGCAAGCTGGAAGAGGCGTTGGCCGAGTTCCGCCATGCGTTGGCGCTGGATCGGGTGCGCGGCTTGCCGGAGGACATTGCCTTTGACGAGCGCGCCGTTGGCATCGTGCTGTCCAAGCTGGGCCGCCATGAGGAGGCACTCAAGCTGCTGGATCAGGCACTGGCGACCTACGAACGTAGCGCCACACGCGATCCCGATGCACGCGAGTCGGTTGCCATGGTGCGCTTGTCGCGCGGGGTCGCTTACCGGCGCGCCGGGCAGTTTGCCCGCGCACTTGCGGATATCGATGTGGCCCGGCAGTTCTACTTGTCCACGGGGAATCTGCGTTTTCTGGAAACCATCCACGCCGAGCATGCGCTGGCACTGGCAGGTGCGGGCGACTGGCGCGGCGCTTTTGCCGCGCGCGGGGATTACATCGACGTCTACAAACAACTCCAGACCCGACTGCTGGATGAGCGTACTGCCCGCTTGCGGGTGCAATTTCAGACCGAACAAACCCAGCGCGAGAGCCAGGCACTAGCGCGTGCGAATGCGGCGCAGCAGCGGGAGCTGGTTGCCAGCCGGCAGGCGCACCGCTGGCAGCTCACTGTCATTGCCCTGAGCCTTGTCGTGATTGCGCTGCTGGGCTGGACCGTATTCCGGCAGATCGCCACCAGCCGCCGTCTGCGCGATATGGCGCTGATGGATGAGCTCACCCGCCTGCCCAACCGGCGGCATTTTCTGGCAATGGCTGAAGCGACTTGGTCTCGTGCACAGCGTAACGACGAGCCACTGACCGTGGCCGGTATTGATATCGACCACTTCAAACGGGTGAACGACACCTGGGGGCATGCAGCTGGCGATCTGGTGCTGCAGCGCACGGCCCATGCGCTCAGAACCGCACTGCGACCCGGCGACACGGTGGGCCGGCTCGGTGGCGAGGAGTTCTGCGTGTTGATGCCGCGCACCGGTCTGCACGCCGCGGCGATGGCTGCGGAGCGCTTGCGGCTTGCGGTGGGCGCGATTGATTGCAGTGATATTGCGCCGGGACTGAGCCTGAGCATCAGCCTGGGCTTGGCCGAGCGCGAGCCGGGTGTCTCACGGCTGGCCTCGCTGTTGCAGCGCGCTGATGAGGCCTTGTATCGCGCCAAGGCCAATGGGCGTAACCGGATCGAGCTGGCGCAGCCCGCCGAACTCGCGTCGGCAGCACCTGCAGCGGGCTGGTTGTCTGAAGGGGCCTGA
- a CDS encoding alpha/beta hydrolase, with product MLFRKKIRQVADIKLELIEVMPAMVAGRPPLLFLHGAYMGAWCWSPHCLPLCASRGYRSFALSLRGHGDSEGHATLALHSINDYLNDVAWAVREVTERCGRPPVLVGHSMGGYLALAHARDVALPGLALLAPLPPEGLLGSTLHLLFQHPQLLWELHCLQYGEQPLLADKLRELLFSPAMDLPTLLGYAARFQHESQRALLDLSVPQFDLRPPKGMPPALVLGSRADKIIPPHLVHSAARALGVRARMLDGVGHAMMLDAPWRQVADEFLQWLETLP from the coding sequence ATGTTGTTCCGCAAGAAGATACGCCAAGTGGCTGATATAAAACTGGAATTGATCGAAGTCATGCCGGCCATGGTGGCTGGTCGCCCGCCCTTGCTGTTTTTGCATGGGGCTTATATGGGCGCCTGGTGCTGGTCGCCGCATTGTCTGCCTCTGTGCGCCAGTCGCGGTTATCGCAGCTTTGCCCTGAGCCTGCGTGGCCATGGTGACAGCGAGGGCCACGCTACCCTCGCCCTGCATTCGATCAACGACTACCTGAACGATGTTGCCTGGGCCGTGCGCGAGGTCACTGAGCGTTGCGGGCGACCTCCCGTGCTGGTAGGGCACTCCATGGGGGGCTATCTGGCTTTGGCCCATGCGCGTGATGTGGCCTTGCCGGGCTTGGCTTTGCTGGCACCCCTGCCGCCGGAGGGGCTGCTGGGGTCTACCCTTCATTTGCTGTTTCAGCACCCGCAACTGCTCTGGGAGCTGCATTGCCTGCAATATGGCGAACAGCCGCTGCTGGCCGACAAGCTGCGTGAACTGCTGTTTTCGCCGGCCATGGATCTACCCACGCTGCTTGGCTATGCCGCACGCTTCCAGCATGAATCCCAGCGCGCCTTGCTGGACCTCTCGGTTCCGCAATTCGACTTGCGCCCGCCCAAGGGCATGCCGCCTGCTCTGGTGCTGGGTAGCCGTGCCGACAAGATCATTCCGCCCCATCTGGTACACAGCGCCGCGCGTGCTCTGGGTGTGCGGGCACGCATGCTCGATGGCGTTGGCCACGCCATGATGCTGGACGCACCGTGGCGACAGGTTGCGGACGAATTTCTGCAATGGCTGGAGACACTGCCATGA
- a CDS encoding C40 family peptidase codes for MNRALFLPCLLLLLAGCATAPVKPAAGKPANSAQATRPAPALIAQPASEAGREVAMYALGLLDVGYQFGGKNPEAGLDCSGMVSFIYRNALGVDLRGSAADIAKRGRTIRRDQMQPGDLVFFNTMNKPFSHVGIYIGDDRFVHAPSTNGRIRIESLKTRYFAARFEAARTLFAG; via the coding sequence ATGAATCGCGCCCTGTTCTTGCCTTGCTTGCTACTGCTGTTGGCAGGCTGCGCAACTGCACCGGTCAAGCCGGCAGCCGGAAAGCCGGCCAACAGCGCACAGGCCACCCGCCCCGCTCCGGCCCTGATTGCCCAGCCCGCCAGCGAAGCGGGGCGTGAGGTAGCGATGTATGCGCTGGGCTTGCTGGATGTGGGCTACCAGTTCGGCGGCAAGAATCCTGAAGCCGGGCTGGATTGCTCCGGCATGGTCAGCTTCATATACCGCAATGCACTGGGTGTGGACCTGCGCGGCAGCGCCGCCGATATCGCCAAGCGTGGCCGCACGATACGCCGGGACCAGATGCAGCCCGGTGATCTGGTGTTCTTCAACACCATGAACAAACCCTTCTCTCATGTTGGGATCTACATCGGCGATGACCGATTCGTCCATGCGCCGAGTACCAACGGACGCATTCGCATCGAAAGCCTCAAGACCCGGTATTTCGCCGCCCGCTTCGAAGCCGCCCGCACCCTGTTTGCGGGCTAG
- the gspG gene encoding type II secretion system major pseudopilin GspG has protein sequence MKMRTHCRRHGGFTLLELLVVLLIVALLAGFVGPKLFDKVSRAKTQTAQGQLKLIADALDQYRLDTGRYPSTEQGLAALVSKPADQATWRGPYLAKGVPNDPWDKPYTYQAPGTTHDYELLTLGADGKAGGSGEDADVDFWQF, from the coding sequence ATGAAGATGCGAACTCATTGCAGACGGCATGGCGGCTTCACCCTGCTGGAATTGCTGGTCGTACTGCTGATCGTGGCCTTGCTGGCCGGCTTTGTCGGCCCCAAGCTGTTCGACAAGGTCAGCCGCGCCAAAACACAGACTGCGCAGGGTCAGCTCAAGCTGATTGCCGATGCGCTCGATCAATACCGCCTTGATACCGGTCGCTATCCCAGCACCGAGCAAGGCCTGGCTGCGCTGGTCAGCAAACCGGCTGATCAAGCCACCTGGCGTGGCCCGTATCTGGCCAAGGGCGTACCCAACGACCCCTGGGACAAGCCCTATACCTACCAGGCCCCCGGTACGACGCATGACTACGAGTTATTGACCCTCGGCGCCGACGGTAAAGCGGGTGGTAGCGGCGAAGACGCTGACGTCGATTTCTGGCAGTTTTGA
- a CDS encoding type II secretion system F family protein, whose amino-acid sequence MRFVAKVLADGRVVEQELEAASEQQLRAHLSGEGVQLIGLRARAGSRTRRSDFSLPLFTQELVALLEAGLSLSEAVDTLGDKAVEGATREVLKQLAEGLYQGLPFSKVLANQPEHFPPLFAATVASAERTGHLADALRRYHHYETRLSAVRKRVSSALIYPAVIIAVGGGVLLFLLLYVIPRFSQIYTTMRDLPFAARAMLWWGETVQAYGWWLGLAVVAGVAGMIALLRQPARLASLLALLWRSPRLAQLRRLFALARFYRTLGLLLAGGIAAVPALQLASQLLPDALRRALERALVDIRAGQPLAATLTRHDLSTPVAERLLRVGEQSGELAAMCERIAQFCDDELDRAIDLFTRLFEPLLMLGIGILIGTIVFLLYMPIFELAESIK is encoded by the coding sequence ATGCGCTTCGTCGCCAAAGTCCTCGCCGATGGCCGGGTCGTCGAACAAGAGCTGGAGGCGGCCAGCGAGCAGCAATTGCGTGCGCACTTGAGCGGCGAGGGCGTGCAGCTGATCGGTCTGCGTGCTCGCGCCGGCAGCCGCACACGGCGCAGTGACTTTTCCTTGCCCTTGTTCACGCAGGAACTGGTCGCGCTGCTGGAGGCCGGGCTCTCGCTGTCCGAAGCGGTCGATACCTTGGGCGACAAGGCTGTTGAGGGGGCGACGCGCGAGGTGCTCAAGCAACTGGCTGAAGGCTTGTATCAAGGCTTGCCCTTCTCCAAGGTACTCGCCAATCAGCCTGAACATTTTCCGCCGCTGTTTGCGGCCACCGTCGCATCAGCTGAGCGCACTGGCCATCTGGCCGATGCCCTGCGCCGCTATCACCATTACGAAACGCGCTTGTCGGCGGTGCGCAAGCGTGTCAGCAGTGCGCTGATTTACCCGGCCGTGATCATTGCCGTAGGCGGTGGCGTGCTGCTGTTCCTGCTGCTCTATGTGATTCCGCGCTTCAGCCAGATTTACACCACGATGCGCGATTTGCCCTTTGCCGCGCGCGCCATGCTGTGGTGGGGTGAAACCGTGCAGGCCTATGGTTGGTGGCTGGGTCTGGCCGTGGTGGCGGGTGTGGCCGGCATGATTGCTTTGCTGCGCCAACCGGCGCGGCTGGCCAGCCTGCTGGCGCTGCTGTGGCGCTCGCCGCGGCTGGCGCAATTGCGCCGTCTGTTTGCGCTGGCGCGCTTCTATCGCACCTTGGGCTTGTTGCTGGCCGGCGGTATTGCCGCCGTGCCCGCGCTACAACTGGCCAGCCAGCTCTTGCCCGATGCACTGCGCCGGGCGCTGGAACGCGCATTGGTCGATATCCGCGCCGGCCAGCCGCTGGCTGCCACGCTGACGCGCCACGATCTGAGCACGCCGGTGGCCGAACGCCTGCTGCGGGTGGGCGAGCAGTCGGGCGAGCTGGCCGCCATGTGCGAACGCATCGCCCAGTTCTGCGACGACGAGCTCGACCGCGCCATCGATCTGTTCACGCGGCTGTTCGAACCCTTGCTGATGCTGGGCATCGGCATCCTCATCGGCACCATCGTCTTCCTGCTCTACATGCCGATTTTCGAGCTGGCGGAGAGCATCAAGTGA
- a CDS encoding GspE/PulE family protein — protein MNAITPALLTELTASVGHDGWLGRLRERMGWDEVTALQQVAAYSGLVAVNAIQLAQWQPRLDLLPFSEASARHCVLFAQPDGALVLVLADPFNLPLRNWALQRLPFAFAIALVLAADLDDWFRQQDKAHRAVDDLALGDEQVGSMAEVTEISLASIAQDASPVVRLVNSTLYDALKSKASDIHFESTPVGLAIKYRIDGVLMSIASANGVPVAEQVLSRLKVLAELDISEKRVPQDGRFGVLIRGREVDFRVSIMPSIHGEDAVLRILDKRGADESWQKLSLDGLGLDDSARAALRQLAREPYGMLLVTGPTGSGKSTTLYATLSETNTGDEKIITIEDPVEYQLPGILQIPVNDRKGLSFARGLRSILRHDPDKILVGEIRDGETAQIAVQAALTGHLVLSSVHANGVFSVIDRFIHMGVEASSFVEALNGVVAQRLIRQICRECGSDDQPDAALIRESGLDPAACSHYRFRIGRGCPACRQSGYVGRRAIAEVLRLDDELKQAIVSHAPVLELRRLAEASGFVPMRWIALDCVARGETTLQEINRVTFVD, from the coding sequence GTGAACGCGATCACGCCCGCGCTGCTCACCGAACTGACCGCCAGCGTCGGCCACGATGGCTGGCTGGGCCGCTTGCGCGAGCGCATGGGCTGGGACGAGGTGACGGCCCTGCAGCAGGTGGCGGCTTACAGCGGTTTGGTAGCGGTGAATGCCATCCAGCTCGCGCAATGGCAGCCACGGCTTGATCTGCTGCCGTTCAGCGAGGCCAGCGCGCGCCATTGCGTGCTGTTTGCACAGCCCGATGGCGCGCTGGTGCTGGTGCTGGCCGATCCGTTCAATTTGCCGCTGCGCAACTGGGCTTTGCAGCGCTTGCCGTTTGCGTTCGCGATTGCCCTGGTGCTGGCGGCGGATCTGGATGACTGGTTTCGCCAGCAGGACAAAGCGCACCGCGCTGTGGATGATCTGGCCCTTGGCGACGAGCAGGTCGGGTCCATGGCCGAAGTCACCGAAATCTCGCTGGCCAGCATTGCTCAGGATGCCAGCCCGGTGGTGCGGCTGGTCAATTCCACGCTGTACGACGCGCTGAAGTCCAAGGCCAGCGATATCCACTTCGAGAGCACGCCGGTCGGCCTCGCCATCAAATACCGTATCGACGGCGTGTTGATGAGCATTGCCAGCGCCAATGGCGTGCCCGTGGCCGAGCAGGTGCTGTCGCGTCTCAAGGTGCTGGCCGAACTCGATATCTCGGAAAAGCGGGTACCGCAGGATGGCCGCTTTGGCGTGCTGATCCGTGGCCGCGAGGTGGATTTCCGCGTGTCCATCATGCCGTCCATCCACGGTGAGGATGCCGTGCTGCGTATTCTCGACAAGCGCGGTGCCGACGAGAGCTGGCAGAAGCTGAGCCTTGATGGCCTGGGCCTCGACGACAGCGCCCGCGCCGCCCTGCGCCAGCTGGCTCGCGAGCCCTACGGCATGCTTCTGGTCACTGGCCCGACCGGTTCGGGTAAATCGACCACGTTGTACGCGACCTTGTCGGAAACCAATACCGGCGACGAGAAGATCATCACGATTGAAGATCCGGTCGAGTATCAGCTGCCGGGCATCCTGCAAATCCCCGTCAACGACCGCAAGGGCCTGAGCTTTGCGCGCGGTCTGCGCTCGATCCTGCGCCACGATCCCGACAAGATCCTCGTCGGCGAAATCCGCGATGGCGAAACCGCGCAGATTGCCGTGCAGGCGGCGCTGACCGGGCATCTGGTGCTCTCCTCGGTGCACGCCAACGGTGTGTTCTCGGTGATCGACCGCTTCATCCATATGGGCGTGGAGGCGAGCAGCTTTGTCGAGGCGCTCAACGGTGTGGTCGCACAGCGGCTGATCCGCCAGATCTGCCGTGAATGCGGTAGCGATGATCAGCCCGATGCGGCGCTGATCCGCGAGTCCGGGCTCGATCCGGCTGCGTGCAGCCATTACCGCTTCCGCATTGGCCGCGGTTGCCCGGCCTGCCGCCAGAGTGGCTACGTCGGCCGCCGGGCGATTGCGGAAGTCCTGCGTCTTGACGACGAACTCAAGCAGGCCATCGTCAGTCACGCCCCGGTACTTGAGTTGCGCCGGCTGGCCGAGGCGAGCGGCTTTGTGCCCATGCGCTGGATCGCGCTCGATTGCGTGGCGCGTGGCGAAACCACCTTGCAGGAAATCAACCGTGTCACCTTTGTGGACTGA